TTCCTCTCGTCAGGCCGACGGCGTGTCGCGGGGCAGCGTGATGGTGAGGTCGACGTCCTCGGTGACGTCGACCGTGACCTCGACCTGCCCGTGCGCCTCGGCGCGGCAGCCCACGCGGTAGGTCCCCGGTGCCGGCGCGGTCAGGGTGAACGCCCCGGACGCGTCGGTGACAGCGGCGATGTCGGGCGTGGGGTGGTCACCCCCCGCGAACCACACGGTCGCCCACTCGATCGGGACGCCGTCGGCGTCGGTCACGGTGCCGCGGATCAGCACGGCGCGGTCCTAGCCGTCCCCGTGCTTCTTCCAGTGCTGGATGTTGTCGAACGCCGGCCCGTTGATGCGGGTGCCCGAGTTCACGGTGGCGCCGCCGTAGGCGTGGACCGCGATGGCGAAGCGCTGGCCGTCCCTGATCCGGTAGACCGCCGCCCCGGACTGTCCACCGGCGGTGTCGATGTCGTAGCGCACCTTGCGTGACGACACCGAGTCCACGCGCCGTGCCGCGTACCACTGGGTGCCCGGCGGCTTGTCCCCGGGATAGCCGGAGATGTTGGCGACGACGGTG
The DNA window shown above is from Euzebyales bacterium and carries:
- a CDS encoding carboxypeptidase-like regulatory domain-containing protein — protein: MLIRGTVTDADGVPIEWATVWFAGGDHPTPDIAAVTDASGAFTLTAPAPGTYRVGCRAEAHGQVEVTVDVTEDVDLTITLPRDTPSA